The following proteins are encoded in a genomic region of Phycisphaera sp.:
- the rpoC gene encoding DNA-directed RNA polymerase subunit beta': MAETVYDRINDFSAVKVTLASPNDIRAWSYGEVKKPETINYRTYRPEKDGLFCERIFGPERDYECACGKYRGVKYKGIICDRCGVKVTHSRVRRKRMGHINLASPIVHIWFFKSMPSRLGTLLGLKTTELERVIYYQDYVIIEAEPGLALEDGTKIEGQTIITEDKYRAAVQAFGNAFRAMMGAEAIRELIDRLDLDELAAQLRQELKETRSKQKIKDLAKRLKLVENIRKSENDPSWLVMDVIPVIPPDLRPLVLLESGNFATSDLNDLYRRIINRNNRLKKLMDLNAPEVIIRNEKRMLQQAVDNLFDNARCRRPVVGSSNRTLKSLTDMIKGKQGRFRENLLGKRVDYSARSVIVVGPELKLWQCGLPKKIALELYQPFIIRKLREHGLADTIKSAKRMLERRDPEVWDILEEVIDQHPVLLNRAPTLHRMGIQAFEPVLVEGNAIKVHPLVCTGFNADFDGDQMAVHLPLSVEAQAEAHVLMLSTHNVFSPANGQPIISPSQDIVLGVYYLTLMAPDAGKAMKDLPTYKDRSEAILAFEQGKIKMHDRVVVRLELFNEVVQSQGGPVEPLAENRRIVTTAGRCLFSEILEPGMAFYNCALGKKGCARVIDDVFGVSGKPATIDLLDRLKEIGFKRSTVAGLSFGVTDMRVPADKQELLAEAQKKVDRVEKNYDRGIITERERYNQLLDIWAGCREKVTKSLIETLKNDRRLPDGQEAPIDDMSAAAYLNPVYLMSDSGARGNVSQMMQLAGMRGLMAKPSGEIIETPIRANFREGLSVLEYFSSTHGARKGLADTALKTADSGYLTRKLCDVAQSVIIGETDCGSRRGIPKRAVYKGEQVDVPLSEQVFGRVSLHSIVDPVTDEQIVAANDMISEEAAARIDEIGIGEVFVRSPLTSESRTGCSVLDYGMDMSIGKIVEEGMAVGIIAAQSIGEPGTQLTMRTFHTGGIGTRDVAESEFRATFGGTIELRDCAEVEGVDEDGHKILISLKRNGEVAILDDKGRELDKSKMPYGAVIYVKPGETVKKGTSLVKWDPHRTPILAEKGGLIQFVDIEIGQTVREDDAGQGKKAFVVIEHKGTRSPQINVVDESGQILDFHYLPAKARIEVQDGQAIKAGEMIARQPRQAERSQDIVGGLPRVTEIFEARKPKDPAVMAEISGSIEIYSDKRKGKITIRVVSDSGIEKDHHVPRDKQLRVHTGDFVNAGDQLTEGPLDPKDILRIKGEEAVWLYMLEEVQNVYRAQGVKINDKHIELILSQMMRKVQVQNAGDTDLLPQEVVDRYHFSLKNREILSMGRVVETGDTDLRVGQMYTRDEIKEANARAEAEGKEPCKAKKPKPAVGRTLLLGITKASLQSESFLSGASFQETTKVLTEAALKGASDHLIGLKENVLLGHLIPAGTGFRDYQDIRVKPLVQLAPMSADGLDDEDGVEQPMLEDGDAVGVMPQVEVKDFVMGESAENAQ, translated from the coding sequence ATGGCCGAAACCGTGTACGACCGTATCAACGACTTCTCCGCCGTCAAGGTGACGCTGGCCTCGCCCAACGACATCCGGGCGTGGTCTTATGGCGAGGTGAAGAAGCCCGAGACGATCAACTATCGCACGTACCGCCCCGAGAAGGACGGGCTGTTCTGCGAGCGGATCTTTGGCCCCGAGCGTGACTACGAGTGCGCGTGCGGCAAGTACCGCGGGGTGAAGTACAAGGGCATCATCTGCGACCGCTGCGGAGTGAAGGTGACCCACAGCCGCGTGCGCCGCAAGCGCATGGGGCACATCAACCTCGCGTCGCCGATCGTGCACATCTGGTTCTTCAAGAGCATGCCCAGCCGCCTGGGCACGCTGCTCGGGCTCAAGACGACCGAGCTCGAGCGGGTGATCTACTACCAGGACTACGTGATCATCGAGGCCGAGCCCGGGCTGGCGCTCGAGGACGGCACGAAGATCGAGGGCCAGACGATCATCACCGAGGACAAGTACCGCGCAGCGGTGCAGGCCTTCGGCAACGCCTTCCGGGCGATGATGGGGGCCGAGGCCATCCGCGAGCTGATCGACCGGCTCGATCTGGATGAGTTGGCGGCCCAGCTCCGCCAGGAGCTGAAAGAGACCCGCAGCAAGCAGAAGATCAAGGATCTGGCCAAGCGGCTGAAGCTGGTCGAGAACATCCGCAAGAGCGAGAACGATCCTTCGTGGCTGGTGATGGACGTGATCCCCGTGATCCCGCCCGACCTGCGCCCGCTGGTGCTGCTCGAGAGCGGCAACTTCGCGACGAGCGATCTGAACGACCTGTACCGCCGCATCATCAACCGCAACAACCGGTTGAAGAAGCTGATGGACCTGAACGCGCCCGAGGTCATCATCCGCAACGAGAAGCGGATGCTGCAGCAGGCTGTTGACAACCTGTTCGACAACGCCCGCTGCCGCCGCCCGGTGGTCGGTTCGAGCAACCGCACGCTGAAGTCGTTGACCGACATGATCAAGGGCAAGCAGGGCCGCTTCCGCGAGAACCTGCTTGGTAAGCGTGTCGATTACTCGGCCCGCTCGGTGATCGTCGTCGGTCCGGAGCTCAAGCTCTGGCAGTGCGGCCTTCCCAAGAAGATCGCGCTGGAGTTGTACCAGCCGTTCATCATCCGGAAGCTGCGCGAGCATGGCCTGGCCGACACGATCAAGAGCGCCAAGCGGATGCTCGAGCGTCGCGACCCGGAGGTGTGGGACATCCTCGAGGAAGTCATTGACCAGCACCCCGTGCTGCTCAACCGCGCCCCGACGTTGCACCGGATGGGCATCCAGGCCTTCGAGCCGGTGCTCGTGGAAGGCAACGCCATCAAGGTGCACCCACTGGTGTGTACTGGCTTCAACGCCGACTTTGATGGTGACCAGATGGCGGTGCATCTGCCGTTGAGCGTCGAGGCCCAGGCCGAAGCGCACGTGCTGATGCTGAGCACGCACAACGTGTTCAGCCCGGCCAACGGCCAGCCGATCATCTCGCCCAGCCAGGACATCGTGCTGGGCGTGTATTACCTGACGCTGATGGCACCCGACGCGGGCAAGGCCATGAAGGACCTGCCCACGTACAAGGATCGCTCCGAGGCGATCCTGGCGTTCGAGCAGGGCAAGATCAAGATGCACGACCGCGTGGTCGTGCGTCTCGAACTGTTCAATGAAGTGGTGCAAAGCCAGGGCGGTCCGGTCGAGCCGCTGGCCGAGAACCGGCGCATCGTGACGACCGCCGGGCGCTGCCTATTCAGCGAGATCCTCGAGCCGGGCATGGCGTTCTATAACTGCGCCTTGGGCAAGAAGGGCTGCGCCCGCGTGATCGATGACGTGTTCGGCGTCTCGGGCAAGCCCGCGACGATCGACCTGCTCGACCGCCTCAAGGAGATCGGCTTCAAGCGTTCGACGGTGGCCGGGCTGAGCTTCGGCGTGACCGACATGCGCGTTCCGGCCGACAAGCAGGAGTTGCTTGCCGAGGCCCAGAAGAAGGTCGACCGTGTCGAGAAGAACTACGACCGCGGCATCATCACCGAGCGCGAGCGGTACAACCAGTTGCTGGACATCTGGGCGGGCTGCCGCGAGAAGGTGACCAAGAGCCTGATCGAGACGCTCAAGAACGATCGCCGCCTGCCGGACGGGCAGGAGGCCCCGATCGACGACATGAGCGCGGCGGCGTACCTGAACCCGGTGTACCTCATGAGCGACTCGGGTGCCCGCGGTAACGTGAGCCAGATGATGCAGCTCGCCGGCATGCGTGGATTGATGGCTAAGCCCAGCGGCGAGATCATCGAGACGCCGATTCGGGCCAACTTCCGCGAGGGCCTGAGCGTGCTGGAGTACTTCAGCTCGACGCACGGTGCTCGCAAGGGCCTGGCCGATACCGCGCTCAAGACGGCCGACTCGGGCTACCTCACGCGCAAGCTCTGCGACGTGGCCCAGTCGGTGATCATCGGCGAGACCGATTGCGGCAGCCGCCGCGGCATCCCCAAGCGCGCCGTGTACAAGGGTGAGCAGGTCGACGTCCCGCTCAGCGAGCAGGTCTTCGGCCGCGTGAGCCTGCACTCGATCGTGGACCCGGTGACCGACGAGCAGATCGTCGCCGCGAACGACATGATCTCCGAAGAGGCCGCCGCCCGCATCGACGAGATCGGCATCGGCGAGGTCTTCGTCCGCAGCCCCCTGACCAGCGAGAGCCGCACGGGCTGCTCGGTGCTGGACTACGGCATGGATATGTCCATCGGCAAGATCGTCGAAGAGGGCATGGCCGTGGGCATCATCGCCGCCCAGTCGATTGGTGAGCCGGGCACGCAGCTGACGATGCGCACGTTCCACACCGGTGGTATCGGTACGCGTGACGTGGCCGAGAGCGAGTTCCGCGCGACGTTCGGCGGCACCATCGAGCTTCGTGATTGTGCCGAGGTGGAAGGCGTGGACGAGGACGGCCACAAGATCCTCATCTCGCTGAAGCGGAACGGCGAGGTTGCCATCCTCGACGACAAGGGTCGCGAACTCGACAAGAGCAAAATGCCCTACGGTGCGGTGATCTACGTGAAGCCGGGCGAGACCGTCAAGAAGGGTACGTCGCTGGTGAAGTGGGACCCCCACCGCACGCCAATTCTGGCCGAGAAGGGCGGGCTCATTCAGTTCGTGGACATCGAGATCGGCCAGACCGTGCGTGAGGACGACGCGGGCCAGGGCAAGAAGGCCTTCGTGGTCATCGAGCACAAGGGCACGCGTTCGCCGCAGATCAACGTGGTCGACGAGAGCGGCCAGATTTTGGACTTCCACTACCTGCCGGCCAAGGCGCGTATCGAGGTGCAGGATGGTCAGGCTATTAAGGCCGGCGAGATGATCGCCCGCCAGCCCCGCCAGGCCGAGCGCAGCCAGGACATCGTCGGTGGTCTGCCCCGCGTGACCGAGATCTTCGAGGCCCGCAAGCCCAAGGACCCGGCCGTGATGGCCGAGATCTCGGGCAGCATCGAGATCTACAGCGACAAGCGCAAGGGCAAGATCACCATCCGCGTGGTGTCCGACTCGGGCATCGAGAAGGACCACCACGTGCCGCGCGACAAGCAGCTTCGCGTGCATACGGGCGACTTCGTGAACGCGGGCGATCAGCTCACCGAAGGCCCGCTGGACCCCAAGGACATCCTGCGAATCAAGGGCGAAGAGGCCGTGTGGCTGTACATGCTCGAAGAGGTGCAGAACGTGTATCGGGCCCAGGGCGTGAAGATCAACGACAAGCACATCGAGCTGATCCTCAGCCAGATGATGCGCAAGGTGCAGGTGCAGAACGCCGGCGACACCGACCTGCTGCCGCAGGAGGTCGTCGATCGCTACCACTTCAGCCTGAAGAACCGCGAGATCCTCAGCATGGGCCGCGTCGTCGAGACGGGCGACACCGACCTCCGCGTCGGGCAGATGTACACCCGCGACGAGATCAAGGAGGCCAACGCGCGAGCCGAAGCCGAGGGCAAGGAGCCCTGCAAGGCCAAGAAGCCCAAGCCGGCCGTCGGCCGCACGCTGCTTCTCGGCATCACCAAGGCCAGCCTGCAGAGCGAGAGCTTCCTGTCGGGTGCGTCGTTCCAGGAGACCACCAAGGTGCTGACCGAGGCCGCCCTCAAGGGCGCGTCGGACCACCTCATCGGCCTCAAGGAGAACGTGCTGCTGGGCCACCTGATCCCCGCCGGCACCGGCTTCCGGGACTACCAGGACATCCGCGTCAAGCCGCTGGTGCAGTTGGCACCGATGTCGGCCGACGGCCTCGACGACGAGGACGGCGTGGAGCAACCGATGCTCGAGGACGGCGACGCCGTGGGCGTGATGCCCCAGGTCGAGGTCAAGGACTTCGTGATGGGTGAGAGCGCCGAGAACGCGCAGTGA
- the rpoB gene encoding DNA-directed RNA polymerase subunit beta, with translation MAAMNVRSYAKRGDTLPVGDLTVVQRLAYERFLQLDKAPDERDPQIGLESLLREVFPIESYDGTMRLRYSQYELDEARYTRDECKELRLTYGLPFKIRVRLEREGRPDMPEEDIYLGEFPIMIGGGEFIVNGAERVIVSQLHRSPGVDFSKSEEETDRPLHSARIVPERGSWIEISVNKKDQLEMRIDQSPKMAATTFLRCLDKTVSATESLLSLFYEINEVKAAKLHEEDWAAAPIVDTESGEILVDTGFQIGEENLEKIQASSLKTARVIQNPSDALILNTVAAENLRRFAEEFSVEDPHEQALLKLYTKLRPGNPPQVEKAKQLFIEKFFDDSRYRIGRVGRFRVNRKFGFDDSVDSNFIRAQDLLRIIQYLLDLRSNRLDHETGQPVANEDDIDHLGNRRLRTMDELAVDEVRKGFLKLKRTVQERMSVKDPDELAKIADLVNSKSISSAIDFFFGRSELSQVVDQTNPLSTLVHERCLSALGPGGLNRKRAGFEVRDVHISHYGRICPIETPEGTNIGLIARMSIYSSIDDYGFLRTPYRQIKNGKATGEVVHLRADEEMRGILAPADSLDAKGNFQSGTVLARVSGELAEVPAENVAFVDISPKQVVGISAALIPFLEHDDANRALMGSNMQRQAVPLIKVDPPCVATGMEQSVGRNSGMVIKAKTGGIVTFVDAERIIIDNSDEYVLRKFRGLNERTCLNQKPIVRPGDLVEAGQVIADGPSIQNGELAIGKNVLVAFNTFDGYNFEDAIVISERIVKDDVFTSIHIDSFDVEIRDTKLGREEFTRDIPNVSEKALRNLDDDGVIRVGARVGPSDILVGKVSPKSKTELTPEEKLLHAIFGRAGEDVKNDSLEVPSGIDGIVIGAKKFSRRLHMNEEQKRQLKLQIAEFEAEMDAKAIEIFRELVEAINDAAGSDLVDPNTRQKVAASDIPEVVIEQIKTFELGWVKGSKDAREEAEISYKQYWPRIEAIEKEKQRRVAHMKRGDELPAGVLEMVKVYIASKRPLSVGDKMAGRHGNKGVIARLVPIEEMPFMEDGTPVDIMLNPLGVPSRMNVGQILELHLGWAAQVLGFQAVTPVFDGATEDEIHAAIEEANTYVKERNEGVEKTGEHPHHRELLAHMPRGGKIQLYDGRTGEAFQQRTSVGFMYMLKLHHLVDDKIHARATGPYSLITQQPLGGKSRTGGQRFGEMEVWALEAYGASYILQELLTVKSDDVEGRTKIYESMVKGTHKLEAGMPIAFDVLCNELKGLGMNITLEKRQTELGSLL, from the coding sequence ATGGCGGCGATGAACGTGCGCAGTTATGCGAAGCGCGGCGACACACTCCCGGTGGGCGACCTGACGGTCGTTCAACGGTTGGCGTACGAGCGTTTTCTTCAACTCGATAAGGCACCCGACGAGCGAGACCCGCAGATCGGGCTCGAGTCGTTGCTCCGGGAGGTCTTCCCGATCGAGAGCTACGACGGGACGATGCGGCTGCGTTACAGCCAGTATGAGTTGGACGAGGCGCGGTACACCCGCGACGAGTGCAAGGAACTTCGGCTGACCTACGGGCTGCCGTTCAAGATCCGCGTACGCCTCGAGCGAGAGGGCCGGCCGGACATGCCCGAGGAGGACATCTACCTCGGCGAGTTCCCGATCATGATCGGCGGCGGCGAGTTCATCGTGAACGGCGCCGAGCGTGTGATCGTGAGCCAGTTGCACCGCTCGCCGGGCGTGGACTTCTCCAAGAGCGAGGAGGAGACCGATCGGCCGCTGCACAGCGCGCGCATCGTGCCCGAGCGTGGGTCGTGGATCGAGATCTCGGTCAACAAGAAGGACCAGCTCGAGATGCGGATCGATCAGTCGCCCAAGATGGCGGCGACGACGTTCCTGCGTTGCCTCGACAAGACCGTGTCGGCCACCGAGTCGCTGCTGAGCCTGTTCTACGAGATCAACGAGGTAAAGGCTGCCAAGCTCCACGAGGAGGACTGGGCCGCCGCCCCGATCGTGGACACCGAGAGCGGCGAGATCCTCGTCGACACGGGCTTCCAGATTGGCGAGGAGAACCTCGAGAAGATCCAGGCGTCGAGCCTGAAGACCGCCCGGGTGATCCAGAACCCCAGCGACGCGTTGATCCTCAACACGGTGGCCGCCGAGAACCTGCGCCGCTTCGCCGAGGAGTTCAGCGTCGAGGATCCGCATGAGCAGGCCCTGCTCAAGCTGTACACCAAGCTGCGTCCGGGCAATCCGCCTCAGGTGGAGAAGGCCAAGCAGCTCTTCATCGAGAAGTTCTTCGATGACAGCCGCTACCGCATCGGCCGGGTCGGCCGCTTCCGCGTGAACCGTAAGTTCGGCTTCGACGACTCGGTCGATAGCAACTTCATCCGCGCCCAGGATTTGCTGCGCATTATTCAGTACCTACTGGACCTGCGCAGCAACCGGCTGGACCACGAGACAGGCCAGCCCGTGGCCAACGAGGACGACATCGACCATCTGGGCAACCGCCGGTTGCGCACGATGGACGAGCTGGCGGTCGACGAGGTGCGCAAGGGCTTCTTGAAGCTCAAGCGGACGGTCCAGGAGCGCATGAGCGTGAAGGACCCCGACGAGCTGGCGAAGATCGCCGACCTGGTGAATTCCAAGAGCATCAGCAGCGCGATCGACTTCTTCTTCGGTCGCAGCGAGCTAAGCCAGGTGGTGGACCAGACCAACCCGCTGAGCACGCTTGTGCATGAGCGGTGCCTCAGCGCCCTCGGCCCGGGCGGTCTGAACCGCAAGCGGGCCGGCTTCGAGGTGCGCGATGTGCATATCAGCCACTACGGCCGCATCTGCCCGATCGAGACGCCCGAGGGCACGAACATCGGCCTGATCGCGCGCATGTCGATCTATTCGTCGATCGACGACTACGGCTTCCTGCGTACGCCCTACCGGCAGATCAAGAACGGCAAGGCCACGGGCGAGGTCGTCCATCTGCGCGCCGACGAGGAGATGCGCGGCATTCTCGCGCCGGCCGATTCGCTGGATGCCAAGGGCAACTTCCAGAGCGGAACGGTGTTGGCCCGCGTGTCGGGCGAGCTTGCCGAAGTGCCGGCCGAGAACGTGGCGTTCGTGGATATCTCTCCCAAGCAGGTTGTTGGTATCTCGGCGGCGCTCATCCCGTTCCTGGAGCACGACGACGCGAACCGCGCGCTGATGGGCTCGAACATGCAGCGGCAGGCCGTGCCGCTCATCAAGGTCGACCCGCCCTGCGTGGCGACCGGCATGGAGCAGTCGGTGGGCCGCAACTCGGGCATGGTTATCAAGGCCAAGACCGGTGGCATCGTGACGTTCGTAGATGCCGAGCGGATCATCATCGATAACAGCGACGAGTACGTGCTGCGGAAGTTCCGTGGGCTCAACGAGCGCACGTGTTTGAACCAGAAGCCGATCGTCCGCCCGGGCGATCTGGTGGAAGCCGGGCAGGTGATCGCCGATGGCCCTTCAATCCAGAACGGCGAGCTCGCGATCGGCAAGAATGTTCTGGTCGCATTCAACACGTTCGACGGGTACAACTTCGAGGACGCCATCGTCATCAGCGAGCGCATCGTGAAGGACGATGTGTTCACGTCGATCCACATCGATAGCTTCGATGTCGAGATTCGCGATACCAAGCTGGGGCGTGAGGAGTTCACCCGTGACATCCCCAACGTGTCGGAGAAGGCGCTGCGCAACCTTGACGACGACGGCGTCATCCGCGTGGGTGCGCGTGTCGGCCCGAGCGACATCCTGGTCGGCAAGGTCAGCCCCAAGAGCAAGACCGAGCTGACGCCCGAAGAGAAGCTGCTGCACGCCATCTTCGGTCGTGCGGGCGAGGACGTGAAGAACGACTCGCTCGAGGTGCCCAGCGGCATTGACGGCATCGTGATCGGCGCGAAGAAGTTCAGCCGCCGCCTGCACATGAACGAGGAGCAGAAGCGTCAACTGAAGCTCCAGATCGCCGAGTTCGAGGCGGAGATGGACGCCAAGGCCATCGAGATCTTCCGCGAGCTCGTCGAGGCGATCAACGACGCGGCCGGCAGCGATCTGGTCGACCCCAACACCCGCCAGAAGGTCGCCGCCAGCGACATCCCCGAGGTCGTGATCGAGCAGATCAAGACGTTCGAGCTCGGCTGGGTGAAGGGCAGCAAGGACGCCCGCGAAGAGGCCGAGATCAGCTACAAGCAGTACTGGCCGCGCATCGAGGCCATCGAGAAGGAGAAGCAGCGCCGCGTGGCTCATATGAAGCGCGGCGACGAGCTGCCCGCGGGTGTGCTCGAGATGGTGAAGGTCTACATCGCCAGCAAGCGCCCCTTGAGCGTGGGCGACAAGATGGCCGGCCGCCACGGCAACAAGGGTGTGATCGCTCGCCTGGTGCCCATCGAAGAGATGCCGTTCATGGAAGACGGCACGCCGGTGGACATCATGCTGAACCCGCTGGGCGTGCCCAGCCGCATGAACGTGGGCCAGATCCTCGAGCTCCACCTTGGGTGGGCGGCGCAGGTGCTGGGCTTCCAGGCCGTGACGCCGGTGTTCGACGGTGCGACCGAGGACGAGATCCACGCGGCCATCGAGGAAGCCAACACGTACGTCAAGGAGCGCAACGAGGGCGTCGAGAAGACCGGCGAGCACCCGCACCATCGCGAGCTGCTGGCCCACATGCCCCGCGGTGGCAAGATCCAGCTCTACGACGGCCGGACGGGTGAGGCGTTCCAGCAGCGCACGTCGGTCGGCTTCATGTACATGCTGAAGCTGCACCACCTGGTGGACGACAAGATCCACGCTCGTGCGACGGGCCCGTACTCGCTCATTACACAGCAGCCGCTGGGCGGCAAGAGCCGCACGGGTGGCCAGCGCTTCGGCGAGATGGAGGTGTGGGCCTTGGAGGCGTACGGCGCCAGCTACATCCTGCAGGAGTTGCTGACCGTCAAGAGCGACGACGTCGAGGGCCGGACCAAGATCTACGAGAGCATGGTCAAGGGCACGCACAAGCTGGAGGCCGGCATGCCGATCGCCTTTGACGTGCTGTGCAACGAGCTCAAGGGCCTTGGCATGAACATCACGCTGGAGAAGCGGCAGACGGAACTGGGGAGTCTGTTGTGA
- the rplL gene encoding 50S ribosomal protein L7/L12 codes for MGDEIVGLSLKEAVDLADYLKDTYGIEPAAGGAVMMAGPADGGGGAAAAEQTEFDVIVKGDGGQKIKVIKVVREATGLGLKEAKDMVDNLPAKIKEGLGKDEADALAEKLKEAGAEVEVA; via the coding sequence ATGGGCGACGAGATCGTTGGGCTGTCCCTGAAGGAGGCCGTCGACCTGGCCGACTACCTGAAGGACACCTACGGCATCGAGCCCGCCGCCGGCGGCGCGGTGATGATGGCCGGCCCCGCCGACGGTGGTGGTGGTGCGGCCGCGGCCGAGCAGACCGAGTTCGACGTCATCGTCAAGGGCGACGGCGGCCAGAAGATCAAGGTCATCAAGGTCGTTCGCGAGGCCACGGGCCTGGGCCTGAAGGAGGCCAAGGACATGGTCGACAACCTGCCGGCCAAGATCAAGGAAGGCCTGGGCAAGGACGAGGCCGACGCCCTGGCCGAGAAGCTCAAGGAAGCTGGTGCCGAGGTCGAGGTCGCCTGA